A window of Elgaria multicarinata webbii isolate HBS135686 ecotype San Diego chromosome 2, rElgMul1.1.pri, whole genome shotgun sequence contains these coding sequences:
- the BUB1B gene encoding mitotic checkpoint serine/threonine-protein kinase BUB1 beta, producing the protein MSLDGNEWELSKENVQPLRQGRVMATLQEALAQQDVSIHTAIQQQKREFESEIRFYCGDDPLDVWDRYIKWTEQTFPQGGKESNLSAVLERAVKALNEQQRYYQDPRYLNLWLKFGNCCSEPLDLYSYLHSQAIGTSLAQLYITWAEELEARGNYKKADLIFQDGLMCKAEPLDKLLSHHREFQARVSRQALEGLDDDCDVEDQFSGLASEPQRTTLAELKGKGKKMVKAPISRVGNAVKFPSQGQRLQNTSSQQTSNHLNFAVFDENKVVASRPDLPSLVPQPWVAPPTVKAKENELKAGPWTMGRRPRTSADSDSVVPAVTPSFTPYVEESAQQQAMTPCKIESSINCVLSARKPGKEEDPLHRVQSHQQDDQEKKEQPMYCKDKVYAGVEEFSLEEIRAEIYRKKAKKRREEELQTIAQKKAELQRKIEEMEKVVRGQQGNDEQRSYAQQAVEQKPAAMTSDVDEDLKPPATERQLTLMNTEVLVEGSFSDCFSLKSNFELPENVQCKSSCSIDSEILPAVNPMPFSIFDESSALENECASLSTGPSLVHARRPLARKPSESITAKENIPPENPDALHGIEPLSEDAVVTGSYKNKSLCPSPDDTCDFVRAAHLVSTPFHGIVEQRNKLDGKPKEVYPDSKSTSLSQQTVVSENQYAEAIFVKKLSPIMEASQEDTRSSASSGSPTQISTIKFQQIPVNLELVHSSTDEITSDVDSASSDSPKMLRNAEQRRQLLQPLPGLLTNSAAFKLETQPMPWMELEKEVHLGDDVYSITREYLISEDDKMFSAVPANFAHEVSTAFLIKVHSESVPWDFYILLQLQERLGAAFDQNFSENCTCFLYHNGCVTLHKKINCITLQDMIQRCKVIPQEVIMLIADSLLEMVEKLHKAEIVHGNLHPGTLFLGDRICNPFAMAETTSALKIVDFSHSLDLQLQPTMNSLKSFPVAQTQYGQQILDEKSLPYQVDLLGIADTVHLMLFGEHMQVHQEKGCWKTNGDLSQYADGDLWSNFFERILNADGKPTVLLLRELREELKSAFDSSFPERLGDSLTKLEDILHVENIF; encoded by the exons ATGTCATTGGATGGAAATGAGTGGGAGCTGAGCAAGGAGAATGTGCAGCCTCTGAGGCAGGGGCGAGTGATGGCTACATTGCAGGAAGCCTTGGCTCAGCAGGATGTTTCCATCCACACAGCCATCCAGCAGCAAAAGCG GGAATTTGAATCTGAAATTCGTTTTTACTGTGGAGATGATCCACTGGATGTCTGGGACAG GTATATTAAATGGACAGAGCAGACTTTTCCTCAAGGTGGTAAAGAGAGCAATCTCTCTGCAGTGTTGGAGAGAGCTGTTAAAGCATTGAATGAGCAGCAGAGATATTACCAAGATCCCCGGTACCTTAACCTCTGGCTTAAATTT GGCAACTGTTGTAGTGAACCTCTGGACCTATACAGCTATCTGCACAGCCAGGCAATAGGCACATCACTTGCACAGCTCTACATCACCTGGGCAGAGGAACTTGAGGCAAGAGGAAACTACAAGAAAGCTGACTTGATATTCCAGGATGGGCTCATGTGCAAAGCTGAGCCTTTGGACAAACTACTGTCCCATCACAG GGAGTTCCAGGCCCGTGTGTCTCGGCAGGCCTTGGAAGGTCTTGACGATGATTGTGATGTGGAAGATCAGTTTAGCGGTCTTGCTTCTGAACCCCAAAGAACCACGTTGGCAGAactgaaagggaaaggaaagaaaatggtgAAGGCACCAATCAGTCGTGTAGGAAATGCTGTGAAGT TCCCGAGCCAAGGGCAGAGACTCCAGAATACATCATCTCAGCAAACATCAAATCACCTTAACTTTGCTGTATTCGATGAAAACAAAGTTGTGGCTTCTAGACCTGATCTTCCATCACTTGTACCACAGCCGTGGGTTGCACCTCCAACAGTGAAGGCTAAGGAAAATGAATTAAAGGCAGGACCTTGGACCATGGGCAGG cgTCCTCGGACCAGTGCGGACTCTGATTCTGTGGTTCCTGCTGTGACCCCCAGTTTTACCCCATATGTTGAAGAGTCTGCACAGCAACAGGCCAT GACTCCTTGTAAAATAGAGTCTAGCATAAACTGTGTGTTAAGTGCTCGAAAGCCTGGGAAAGAGGAGGATCCGCTCCATCGTGTGCAAAGCCATCAGCAAGATGATCAGGAAAAGAAAGAACAGCCGATGTATTGCAAAGACAAAGTGTATGCTGGAGTGGAGGagttttccttggaggaaatcaGAGCTGAAATCtacagaaagaaagcaaaaaagagaaGGGAAG AAGAACTACAGACCATAGCACAGAAGAAAGCTGAATTACAAAGAAAGATTGAGGAGATGGAAAAGGTGGTGAGGGGGCAGCAAGGAAATGATGAGCAAAGATCATATGCCCAG CAAGCAGTAGAGCAGAAGCCTGCAGCTATGACTTCTGACGTGGACGAGGATCTGAAGCCTCCTGCAACCGAAAGACAACTCACTCTGATGAATACTGAAGTATTGGTTGAAGGATCTTTTTCAGACTGCTTTTCCTTGAAAAG CAATTTTGAACTTCCTGAAAATGTTCAATGCAAGTCGTCATGCTCTATTG ATTCGGAGATCCTCCCTGCAGTAAATCCTATGCCTTTCTCTATTTTTGATGAGTCATCTGCTTTGGAAAATGAATGTGCCag TCTTTCTACTGGCCCTTCATTAGTACATGCCAGACGTCCTCTTGCTCGCAAACCTTCAGAAAGTATCACTGCCAAGGAAAACATACCTCCTGAAAATCCT GATGCACTCCACGGAATTGAACCCTTGAGTGAAGATGCAGTTGTCACAGGCTCGTACAAAAATAAATCTCTCTGTCCTAGTCCTGATGACACGTGTGACTTCGTTAGGGCTGCCCACCTGGTGTCAACCCCTTTCCATGGGATAGTGGAACAGAGAAATAAGCTTGATGGCAAACCAAAGGAAGTCTATCCAGACTCTAAGTCTACATCTCTGAGCCAGCAAACAGTTGTGAGTGAAAATCAGTATGCTGAGGCAATCTTTGTGAAAAAACTGAG CCCAATTATGGAGGCAAGTCAGGAAGATACCAGATCTTCTGCATCTTCAGGTTCCCCTACACAAATCTCCACCATTAAATTCCAGCAAATTCCAGTGAACCTGGAGTTGGTTCATAGTTCTACTGATGAAATCACCAGTGATGTTGACAGTGCTTCTA gtgactCTCCTAAGATGTTGAGGAATGCTGAGCAACGCAGACAGCTCTTGCAACCTCTTCCAGGCTTGTTGACAAATTCTGCTGCCTTTAAATTGGAGACTCAGCCAATGCCTTGGATGGAATTGGAAAAAGAAGTCCATCTTG GGGATGACGTTTACAGTATTACTCGTGAATATTTGATCAGTGAGGATGACAAGATGTTTTCTGCAGTGCCAGCCAACTTTGCACATGAGGTCTCAACAGCCTTTTTAATAAAG GTCCACTCTGAATCAGTGCCGTGGGACTTTTACATCTTGCTGCAGCTGCAAGAGCGTCTAGGTGCTGCGTTTGATCAGAACTTTAGTGAAAACTGCACTTGTTTCTTATACCACAATGGTTGTGTGACTCTACATAAGAAGATAAACTGCATTACTCTCCAG GATATGATCCAACGTTGTAAAGTTATCCCGCAAGAAGTGATCATGCTGATTGCTGACAGTCTCCTAGAAATGGTGGAGAAACTGCATAAAGCGGAGATAGTCCATGGGAATCTGCATCCAGGGACATTGTTCTTGGGAGACAG AATTTGCAACCCATTTGCCATGGCTGAGACTACAAGTGCTCTGAAGATAGTGGATTTTTCTCACAGCCTAGACCTGCAGCTACAGCCGACAATGAATTCACTGAAAAGCTTTCCAGTAGCTCAGACCCAGTATGGGCAACAGATCCTTGATGAAAAATCTCTTCCTTACCAG GTGGACTTGCTTGGCATTGCAGACACAGTCCATCTGATGTTGTTTGGAGAACATATGCAAGTTCATCAGGAAAAAGGCTGCTGGAAAACTAATGGAGACTTATCCCA GTATGCTGACGGTGATTTGTGGAGTAATTTTTTTGAGAGAATTCTGAATGCAGATGGTAAACCTACTGTGCTTTTGCTGAGAGAGCTGAGAGAGGAATTGAAGAGTGCATTTGACAGTTCTTTCCCTGAACGCCTCGGCGATTCCTTGACAAAGCTGGAAGACATTCTTCATGTTGAAAATATCTTCTGA